TCCTGATAAAATTCTACTGATTATTTATTTTGTCTATATAATTTATGAATCTGCAGCCATCTCAATTATTTTTTTGTTCTGATATGAAAAATCTAGCTCAAAATTGAATAATTACATTCTGATTTAATTAACATCTGGTTCTAGGATGGAAGAAGCCCATCAGTGGAGATTGACATTGCTCAAGTTGACACTCCAGCAACACAATCGGTGAATATTGCAAGTGGCGAGAGTTGTGAATGCTCAAGTCCAACTACTTCATCACCACAAAGTTCTGTTGAAGGTACTTCTtattctggaatcttcaaaagCATCAACGTTGGTATTGAAGGTTAGTACATCAAAGCCAATTCAATTTTTCTTCATCTCATATGGTTTAATATACTGAATATTATCCCTGCCTCTTCTACAAAATGCAGGACTCAGAGCGCAACTGAAGATGCTGAAGATGGAAGACCAAGATGGCATCTGTGGAGACTATTCAGATACACAGTCAACTGGTGAGTGCAACAATGTGGACATCTTAACGTACCAAGCAACAGAAGAGCAGTTACCTATATTCAAGGATGAGGAGGACAGGGATTTATGTTATGTTCAGGACATGCTTGCAAGCGTGTGTGAATTACCAGACTACCCAGAAGGTTGGCAAGTGGGCTCAGATGTGTTTCTTTGGCTTGAAAACAAGTACAGCAAGCTGCTCCTGTGGTCGAAATCGGAAAGGAAACTTCTATTTGATCTTGTAAACTCTATCTTGGCTGACATGACAACTCCTGACAACAGTTTGCATTCAAAGGTTATGATGAAGTACTGGCCTGAAATAGATCACGAACAGTTAGCTGAAAACGTCTGGCAAGTGGTGAAGAAGCGCAGTAACTATGAGCACTTTGCTTTGGAGGATGTTGAGCCTTTGCCACTGGATCATCGTTCTGAGTTAGAAGTGACTGGAATGAAGATTGCCAGGATGATCCATGATGATATCATAAAAGATTCTATTGCCGAATTTATGTCGCAGGAGAACTACCTTGTTAGTAACTGAAGTTTAGGGTAGTAGTAGTAGTTAGAGTTGTTGACCtaatgaatagcataacctgcTGCAAACCACTAGTTTGCGAGATGGTTTACTATATAATACTATGTGGGGGCAACATTTGATTGCCTTGAATGTGGATCCTTATAAAAATATGTAGAGCTATGGGATCAATGCACCTCTGGGTCCAAACGTGTCTCATTTACTTGCATAGTTTCCTTTGCAAGATCTAGTGCAGCTTATACCAGTTTTGGGAATAAACCATGGTAAGTCAGGTTCACGAGATCTGGTTGTACGACTGTAAGGGAGACTGAAGGTCTGCACTACTGTAAGATCCAATTGCTTGCTGGAGCATCTCTGTATTCTAAAGCCTGGAGGTCTCGCATCAACTGTGAGAGGCACTGGCCAGTTGGTAATCGCTGTAGATCAGGAACAACATGATCTTCCAAGGTGAGGCTTGAAAACTGTGGATTACATTACTGCTACACGTCTATAAAGCAGAAGAATTGTTGTTGTTCGATCAGATTTGCCTAGCAGGTTGCTCGTCCTCTGTTCTCGATTGAGAGGGACATCTCGCAGCTAAATTGAcccatacatttttttttccgAAATGTTTTTAGGGTTAAAATATGAAAAAAGGGCACCTGCAGGAAGTTTTTTTATGGTGTTTTTAACTCCCAGAGGCAGAGATGGGCCTAGAGAAAAAACCGCGGCCCAAGCCCAGTAGCCTACCATGTCGACCACCttccacggcgggcggcgccggctcgGACAGGCGGACCTCAATTCCGCCGCTCCCCTCGACGGTCCCTGCCGGGCGCCGGCTGCCGGCGTTCGGCCTCCGCTAGGCGCTGCCCCGCCCGACTTGAGCGCGCGGATGGCCAATGTCcgtgcggccgcgccgccgttccccgAGCACTGTGCGCTCCGTTACCCGCGGTCCGGTCCGGTGTGCAGGGAGAAGGGAGCGGCGCGGTCCCATGGCGTTGCAGAGGGGTCTTTCTCCAAGGCCTAGGTAACTACCCGCTGTTTAATTCGAGAGACCTTTTTAAGTACTAGGTAGTAGATCCAAAGGTGAAATCGCTGGAATAAGGGGAAAATCGAGAATCATTTGCAGGCTGCAATCTGAAACCATTTCAACCGCATCCTCTAGAATTTCTCGACGAACTGTGCGTTTGTGCTCCTGGCAATGGTATAGTATGATCAAGTCTGTGCATTTTGAGCCGCGTGGCTTCGACCCTGGCCTCGGTCGAGTCCGCTGCATTCCTGCGCCGTGCGTCAGCAAACCAGTGGCTCGTTGTTGACTTGACCACCACAGGCACGTTGGAATGGAATCCTCACTGAAAGTCCCGCGTTGGTTATGATGCCGCGGCACGCGTGCTGGGGAGGGGTTGGCTGGACCCGGGAGAGTAGCCCGTGGTTTTTGCTGTAATACCGCCATTGTACTCGTGAACTTGTCTAAAGAGGGCGCGTGAGTGCCCAATGCCCACGGTTGCACTTCCACCGCACTACCAGAGTAGATAGAACGCATTGTTTTCAGTACTGCTGTCCTATCAGCAATCTGAATTAACAATCTGTCCTGCGCCTGTTCTGTCCAACCTCATacttcctctctctttctctataaATCCTCTTGATAACTTCGTTCTCCTCCAAACACCGGAGCGGGGCACCAGATCGCACATATTTGTGCACCCTTCCATCCATCGCCATTCAGCCATAGACCCATAGTTCCTCTTTCCTTGTCCAATTGAGCTTCCCCATGCCTACCCTGAACATACTGCTATTTTGCCTTCTTGCAATCTTCTCTTCTTTGCGCACTCCCTCTCCATGCTCCGCTGCAAATGGAAATAATGATACTCTCATGGCAGGCCAAGTGCTCGCTGTTGGTGACAAGCTCGTCTCGAGAAACGGCAAATTCGCGCTTGGCTTCTTCCAGCCAGGCTCAGGTATCACCAGTAAGTACACAGACATTAGCACCACCACCTCCCCTGGCTGGTACCTTGGCATATGGTTTAATAGGATCCCTGTTTTTACCGTTATATGGGTTGCTAATAGGGACAAGCCAATCAGCGATCCCAAGCTCAACCACACACAGCTGAAAATCTCAGGAGATGGCAATCTTGTCATCTTAAACCATGCCACTGAATCCATAATATGGTCCACTAACATTGTCAATAAGACACAAACCAGCATCATAAACACCACCGCCGTCCTCTTCAACAATGGAAACTTTGCCCTCATGGGAAGCCCATCTAGTGCGGTACCACCGTTGTGGCAGAGCTTTGACTACCCAACAGATGTTTTTCTTCCTGGCGCCAAGTTTGGCCGGAATAAGGTCACCGGTTTGAATCGCAAATACATCTCGAGCAAGAACCTGATTGATCCGGGTCTTGGCTCATTCTGCATTGAACTTGACACTAATGGGGCAATGCTCCTAAGGAGCCGTAACCCCTCTGTAGTGTATTGGTCTTGGTCATCAGGAAGTTCATTACTTGTACCACTATTGAAGACGATGCTAGACATGAATCCACAAACCAAAGGGTTGATTAGCCCCGCATATATTGATAACAATGAAGAGATGTACTACACATACACCTTAGTGGATGAATCATCTTTGATATTCGCCTTACTAGACATCTCTGGTCAGGTCAAGATGAATGTTTGGTCACAAGCCAGACAGTCTTGGCAAACATTATATGCCCAACCTGCTGTTCCCTGCACTGCGTATGCTACCTGTGGACCTTTCACAGTCTGCAACAGCAATTCAAAGCCATTCTGTGACTGTATGAAAAGCTTCTCTCTGAAATCGTCTCTGGATTGGGAGCTTGATGACCACACAGGCGGGTGTGTCAGAATTACTCCCTTAGATTGCAATGTTAAGGAAAACACAACAAGTTCAACAGACATGTTCCAACCCATAACACGTGTTACAGTGCCCTATGACCCCCAAAGCATAGAAGATGCTACCACTGAAAGCAAATGTGCAGAAGCTTGTCTCGGTGACTGTTCCTGCACTGCTTATTCCTATAACAGCAGCAGATGTTATACCTGGCATGGGGAATTGCTTAATGTAAAACAGAATGATAACATTGACAACACCTCTGAAGATGTTCTTTACGTTCGCCTTGCCACCAAAGATGTGCAAAGTGTGagaaaaaacaaaaggaaaccaATTGTTGGAGTTGTTAGTGCTGTAAGCATTATTAGTTTTGGGTTGTTAATGCTCATTCTGCTGTCAATGATTTGGAGGAAAAAATTCAAATGTTGCGGTGCACAATTATACAGCAGTCAAGGTACTGGTGGCGGAATTATAGCCTTTAGATACACCGACTTAGGTCATGCTACTAAAAATTTTTCGGAAATACTGGGAGGAGGTGGTTTTGGTTCTGTGTTTAAGGGTGTGTTAAGTGATTCGACTGCTATAGCAGTGAAAAGGCTTGATGGTGCCAGTCAAGGAGAGAAACAATTCAGAGCTGAGGTGAGCTCAATTGGATTAATCCAACATATTAACCTTGTCAAATTGATTGGTTTCTGCAGCGAAGGTGATAAGAGGCTACTTGTGTACGAACACATGGTAAATGGGTCTCTTGATGCACATCTATTTCAGAGCAAAGCTACCATCCTAAATTGGAGCACTAGATATCAGATAGCAATAGGAGTTGCTAGAGGATTGTCCTACTTGCATCAGAGTTGTTGTGAGTGCATCATACATTGTGATGTTAAGCCAGAAAACATACTTCTCAGTGCATCATTTGTTCCAAAGATTGCGGACTTTGGGATGGCAGCAATTGTAGGAAGGGATTT
The nucleotide sequence above comes from Panicum virgatum strain AP13 chromosome 3K, P.virgatum_v5, whole genome shotgun sequence. Encoded proteins:
- the LOC120697271 gene encoding G-type lectin S-receptor-like serine/threonine-protein kinase At2g19130, which codes for MPTLNILLFCLLAIFSSLRTPSPCSAANGNNDTLMAGQVLAVGDKLVSRNGKFALGFFQPGSGITSKYTDISTTTSPGWYLGIWFNRIPVFTVIWVANRDKPISDPKLNHTQLKISGDGNLVILNHATESIIWSTNIVNKTQTSIINTTAVLFNNGNFALMGSPSSAVPPLWQSFDYPTDVFLPGAKFGRNKVTGLNRKYISSKNLIDPGLGSFCIELDTNGAMLLRSRNPSVVYWSWSSGSSLLVPLLKTMLDMNPQTKGLISPAYIDNNEEMYYTYTLVDESSLIFALLDISGQVKMNVWSQARQSWQTLYAQPAVPCTAYATCGPFTVCNSNSKPFCDCMKSFSLKSSLDWELDDHTGGCVRITPLDCNVKENTTSSTDMFQPITRVTVPYDPQSIEDATTESKCAEACLGDCSCTAYSYNSSRCYTWHGELLNVKQNDNIDNTSEDVLYVRLATKDVQSVRKNKRKPIVGVVSAVSIISFGLLMLILLSMIWRKKFKCCGAQLYSSQGTGGGIIAFRYTDLGHATKNFSEILGGGGFGSVFKGVLSDSTAIAVKRLDGASQGEKQFRAEVSSIGLIQHINLVKLIGFCSEGDKRLLVYEHMVNGSLDAHLFQSKATILNWSTRYQIAIGVARGLSYLHQSCCECIIHCDVKPENILLSASFVPKIADFGMAAIVGRDFSKVLTTSRGTIGYLAPEWLSGVAVTAKVDVYSFGMVLLEIISGRRNSPNQGYTSSSYHVAFFPVRAVSKLHEGDVQSLVDPQLHGNFNLEEAERFCKVACWCIQDNECDRPTMIEVVRALEGLHGLDMPPMPRLLAAITECSDGASIL